In a single window of the Prochlorococcus marinus str. AS9601 genome:
- a CDS encoding SIMPL domain-containing protein: MKIIKRLRSLPGDSLGVIRRTPPLVFAMAVLSLGGFIGASTVLVRGFRMVENSITVTGASTESFESDIAKWSVQVRATGKTQIDSFNKHKESMKKTMNFLKANGIEDGIKQEVYLGPASIKEYETKHPKTNEIIRTEWITYQNIEIQSNDVYRIQKTHSKITELLGDGVFVKPSSPEFTYSKLADKRVDMLAKAAKDARIRAEAIALQAGSEVGGLKKVNTGVFQITVPNSTRVSSWGSYDTTTIKKDITAVMGVTFAVK; this comes from the coding sequence ATGAAAATTATTAAGAGACTCAGGTCGCTGCCGGGCGATTCTCTGGGCGTTATACGCCGCACTCCGCCCCTTGTTTTTGCAATGGCTGTCTTATCTCTCGGAGGATTCATAGGTGCCTCCACGGTCCTTGTGAGAGGGTTCAGAATGGTTGAAAATTCCATCACTGTTACAGGTGCAAGTACCGAAAGTTTCGAAAGTGATATTGCTAAATGGTCCGTTCAGGTAAGGGCTACGGGAAAGACTCAAATCGACTCATTCAACAAACATAAAGAGTCAATGAAAAAGACTATGAATTTCCTTAAAGCCAATGGAATCGAGGATGGTATTAAACAGGAAGTTTATCTTGGACCAGCCAGCATTAAAGAATATGAAACCAAGCATCCCAAAACTAATGAAATTATAAGAACCGAATGGATTACCTATCAGAATATTGAAATCCAGAGTAATGATGTTTATCGAATTCAAAAGACCCACAGCAAGATAACTGAACTTCTTGGAGATGGGGTTTTCGTAAAACCAAGCTCTCCGGAATTCACATATTCAAAGCTTGCTGATAAAAGAGTTGATATGCTCGCAAAGGCAGCAAAGGATGCACGGATAAGAGCCGAGGCTATAGCGCTTCAGGCTGGATCTGAAGTGGGTGGTCTGAAGAAAGTGAATACTGGTGTTTTCCAGATCACAGTTCCAAATTCCACCAGGGTCAGCAGCTGGGGATCTTATGATACAACTACTATCAAGAAAGACATAACTGCCGTTATGGGGGTGACTTTCGCAGTTAAGTAG
- a CDS encoding very short patch repair endonuclease: MSSEVMHKVSEQRSRNMSAIKSKNTKPEIAVRKLLHSMGYRFRLHRKDLPGSPDIVLPKYKTVIFVHGCFWHRHENCKYASTPKTRKEFWESKFKANVKRDKEIQKKIKNIGWQSVVIWECQIKDEQFLNKLISNFL, translated from the coding sequence ATGAGTAGTGAAGTAATGCATAAGGTTAGTGAGCAGAGATCAAGAAATATGTCTGCAATTAAATCGAAGAATACAAAGCCTGAAATTGCTGTAAGAAAACTTCTACATTCAATGGGATATAGATTCAGATTACATAGAAAAGATTTACCAGGTTCTCCTGATATTGTTCTGCCAAAATATAAAACAGTAATTTTTGTACATGGATGTTTCTGGCATAGGCATGAAAATTGTAAGTATGCTTCTACTCCAAAAACAAGAAAAGAATTTTGGGAAAGTAAATTTAAAGCAAACGTAAAAAGAGATAAAGAAATTCAGAAAAAAATAAAAAATATTGGCTGGCAATCTGTCGTTATTTGGGAATGCCAGATAAAAGATGAGCAATTTCTGAATAAATTAATTTCAAATTTTTTATGA